A section of the Flavobacterium sp. J372 genome encodes:
- the bshA gene encoding N-acetyl-alpha-D-glucosaminyl L-malate synthase BshA: MKIAIVCYPTFGGSGVVATELGLELARRGHEIHFITYSQPVRLALLNPNVHYHEVHVPEYPLFHYQPYELALSSKLVDMVKLHNIELLHVHYAIPHAYAGYMAKKMLKEQGIRIPMVTTLHGTDITLVGNHPFYKPAVSFSINHSDVVTSVSQNLKDETYRLFDIKRDIVVIPNFIEINKNKVDETSACHRGLMATDKQKIITHISNFRKVKRIPDVVKIFNEIQKVMPAKLMMVGDGPERAAAEKLCSELGISDKVIFFGNSSEIDQILCYSDLFLLPSETESFGLAALEAMACGVPVISSNSGGLPEVNKDGYSGYMADVGDVESMAKKAIAILEDDNRLYEFKSNALKVAQEFDIKNILPMYEQLYRKALKQQQHA, from the coding sequence ATGAAAATAGCTATTGTATGCTACCCAACCTTTGGAGGAAGCGGGGTAGTAGCAACAGAACTGGGCCTTGAGCTGGCACGCCGTGGCCACGAAATACATTTTATAACCTACAGCCAGCCGGTTCGCCTTGCGCTGCTTAACCCAAATGTGCATTACCACGAAGTGCATGTGCCTGAATATCCGCTGTTTCATTACCAGCCCTACGAACTGGCACTATCAAGCAAACTGGTAGATATGGTCAAGCTCCATAACATTGAACTGCTGCATGTGCACTATGCTATTCCGCATGCTTACGCGGGCTACATGGCCAAGAAAATGCTGAAAGAGCAGGGTATAAGGATACCAATGGTAACAACGCTTCACGGCACGGATATCACACTGGTGGGCAACCATCCGTTTTATAAACCTGCAGTAAGCTTCAGTATCAATCACAGTGATGTTGTAACCTCGGTATCGCAAAACCTTAAAGATGAAACGTATAGGTTGTTTGACATTAAGCGTGATATTGTTGTAATCCCTAACTTCATTGAGATTAACAAGAATAAAGTTGATGAAACTTCTGCATGTCATAGAGGGCTTATGGCAACCGATAAGCAAAAGATTATAACACATATAAGCAACTTCAGGAAAGTAAAACGCATTCCTGACGTAGTGAAGATATTCAACGAGATACAAAAAGTTATGCCTGCCAAACTTATGATGGTAGGTGACGGGCCCGAACGTGCAGCCGCTGAGAAGCTTTGCAGTGAATTAGGAATTTCTGACAAAGTAATTTTCTTTGGTAACAGCAGCGAGATAGACCAGATTTTATGCTATAGTGACCTGTTCCTGTTACCGTCTGAAACAGAAAGTTTCGGGCTTGCTGCGCTTGAGGCTATGGCTTGTGGAGTACCTGTAATTTCTAGCAATTCCGGTGGTTTGCCTGAAGTAAATAAGGACGGGTACTCGGGCTATATGGCTGATGTAGGCGATGTTGAGAGTATGGCAAAAAAAGCGATAGCTATACTTGAAGATGACAACAGGCTGTATGAATTTAAGTCTAATGCTTTAAAAGTAGCGCAGGAGTTTGATATAAAGAATATTTTACCAATGTACGAACAGCTTTACCGCAAAGCCCTAAAACAACAACAGCACGCATGA
- a CDS encoding protease complex subunit PrcB family protein — protein MKNLVIAFTVILFAACNAGKDSKTKDNQADKSAASSISYEILKQEEYGGREIEGNVVVKTQAELNSLYSQLGIGTAPVVDFSKQAVIALFMGQKNSGGYSIGIENVTDDGKSVTVTIKEIA, from the coding sequence ATGAAAAACTTAGTTATAGCATTTACTGTAATTTTATTTGCTGCCTGCAATGCAGGTAAAGATTCTAAAACAAAAGATAATCAGGCAGATAAGTCTGCAGCATCATCTATTAGCTATGAAATTCTGAAGCAGGAAGAATACGGTGGCAGGGAAATTGAGGGTAATGTAGTTGTGAAAACCCAGGCTGAACTCAATAGTTTATACAGCCAACTTGGAATTGGCACTGCGCCTGTAGTTGACTTTTCAAAACAGGCTGTCATAGCATTGTTTATGGGACAAAAGAACAGCGGTGGCTATAGTATCGGTATTGAAAATGTTACAGACGATGGCAAAAGTGTAACAGTTACAATAAAAGAAATCGCCTGA
- a CDS encoding serine hydrolase domain-containing protein → MQDGVAGHAGLFSNAMDVAKIMQMYLQKGNYGNKQYFSSKTFDTFNTCWECKSGNRRGLGFDKPQLEKSGPTCGCVSKSSFGHTGFTGTMAWADPESGIVYVFLSNRTYPEAGENKLSKENIREDIQRVLQEAIIK, encoded by the coding sequence ATGCAGGATGGTGTTGCCGGGCATGCAGGGCTTTTTTCAAACGCTATGGATGTAGCCAAAATAATGCAAATGTACCTGCAGAAGGGTAACTACGGGAATAAGCAGTATTTTTCTTCAAAAACATTTGATACATTTAACACATGCTGGGAATGCAAATCAGGTAACAGGCGCGGGCTTGGTTTTGATAAGCCACAGCTTGAAAAATCAGGGCCAACGTGTGGATGTGTTTCAAAGTCAAGCTTTGGGCATACCGGTTTTACAGGCACTATGGCATGGGCTGACCCGGAGAGCGGAATTGTGTATGTGTTCCTGAGTAACCGTACCTATCCTGAAGCAGGCGAAAACAAACTATCAAAAGAAAATATTCGAGAAGATATACAACGGGTTCTACAAGAAGCGATTATCAAGTAG
- a CDS encoding endonuclease/exonuclease/phosphatase family protein, producing the protein MSLILWEFRKPLPNQMQFLADKLTGYNYIGEGRDGNGSGEYSAIFYNKLKYKLVQQKTFWLSPTPDVPSKGWDAAYNRICTYGLLENIRTKKRIWVFNTHFDHVGELARIESTKLIINKINAVNTKNYSIILTGDFNLEDSAESIKLLSAQLHDSKLHALQKHGPEGTFNAFKFDKPVITRIDYIFTSPNVTVNKYAVLSDSDHCRYPSDHLPVYTELDIK; encoded by the coding sequence ATGAGCCTGATTTTATGGGAGTTCAGGAAGCCCCTGCCGAACCAGATGCAGTTTTTAGCAGATAAATTAACCGGATATAATTACATTGGCGAAGGCCGCGATGGCAATGGTAGTGGTGAGTACTCGGCTATCTTCTATAATAAGCTCAAGTACAAGCTGGTACAGCAGAAAACATTTTGGTTATCACCTACTCCCGATGTTCCTTCAAAAGGATGGGATGCTGCTTATAATCGTATTTGTACCTATGGTTTGTTGGAAAATATCAGGACAAAAAAGAGGATTTGGGTTTTCAACACACATTTTGACCATGTTGGAGAATTAGCACGAATTGAAAGTACAAAGTTGATTATCAATAAAATAAACGCAGTAAATACTAAAAACTACTCAATTATTCTCACGGGCGATTTTAATCTTGAAGATTCTGCCGAAAGTATTAAACTATTGTCGGCACAACTGCATGATTCTAAACTACATGCGTTGCAAAAGCACGGGCCTGAAGGCACATTTAATGCTTTTAAATTCGATAAACCCGTTATTACGAGGATAGATTACATTTTTACGTCTCCAAATGTAACAGTAAACAAATATGCCGTTCTAAGCGATTCAGACCATTGCAGGTATCCAAGCGATCACCTGCCGGTTTATACCGAACTGGATATCAAATAA